In the genome of Palaemon carinicauda isolate YSFRI2023 chromosome 15, ASM3689809v2, whole genome shotgun sequence, one region contains:
- the LOC137653926 gene encoding uncharacterized protein yields the protein MRSAVSLCSGCGLCVHPRQEALICDGCNKWRHRLCGTEISQSEYRNINRQLKAGQFFMWCCPDCPDWMEVSGADANDASDAFPVEQQPATINNTPNDFNIILPIDNITPIAETSLVDEALPTTILADTPVTYKIVSGGTRKDSSLLADSLGFTYTRKRESSVSVTWICSYRGKKCYATISQQVGTMNFKSGHHQHTHPGDTGAELKASTRAFVKKSALECTFASFGEIVKKALSSCENSDVPLPNINTLVRCTNRAREGQRPKHPEDTSFELNRDHVPQDFLQADLIFATSIQLQHMSKSKTWYVDGTFKLVRTPFVQFLSVHSFIKKDEILKQVPLCFVLMSRRKKKHYVAVLRKITELTPRSVCAVVVDFEKALWSAVRVCLPEASIHGCWFHWAQAVYRRVKTLGLQNAYINQLAVRQFIQQLMALPNLPPSHIEPAFRHITSQPLPDQRLKDLITYYNKIWIRNKMHPPHSWSCYKRPVRTNNDVEGWHHAINRVAKTNSINMYFLISILHDEASRIPIIVKLVK from the exons ATGAGATCAGCGGTTTCCCTTTGCTCAGGATGTGGATTGTGTGTTCACCCTAGACAGGAAGCCCTTATCTGTGATGGATGCAACAAGTGGCGCCACCGCTTATGTGGTACAGAAATATCACAATCTGAGTACCGGAATATAAACAGACAATTGAAAGCTGGTCAATTTTTCATGTGGTGTTGCCCAGACTGTCCTGACTGGATGGAAGTTTCAG GTGCCGATGCCAATGATGCTTCTGATGccttcccagttgaacagcagcctgcAACAATCAACAATACACCCAATGACTTCAATATCATACTTCCTATTGATAACATCACGCCAATTGCAGAAACCTCATTAGTTGACGAAGCGTTACCGACAACTATCCTTGCAGACACTCCTGTGACCTACAAAATTGTTTCCGGTGGAACAAGAAAAGACAGCTCTCTCCTCGCGGATTCATTGGGTTTTACGTACACCAGGAAGCGAGAGTCGTCTGTATCAGTAACATGGATATGCAGCTACCGTGGTAAAAAGTGCTATGCAACAATTTCACAGCAAGTAGGAACAATGAACTTCAAAAGTGGACACCACCAACACACACATCCTGGGGATACTGGTGCTGAACTCAAAGCATCAACACGAGCTTTCGTTAAAAAATCAGCTTTGGAATGCACATTTGCATCATTTGGGGAAATAGTAAAGAAAGCACTCTCAAGCTGTGAAAATTCAGATGTTCCCTTACCAAATATAAACACTCTAGTCAGATGCACCAATCGCGCCAGAGAAGGACAACGTCCAAAACACCCTGAAGATACCAGTTTTGAATTAAACAGAGATCATGTTCCTCAGGACTTTCTTCAAGCTGATCTCATATTTGCAACGTCTATTCAGTTGCAACACATGTCCAAGTCTAAAACTTGGTACGTGGACGGCACTTTTAAACTTGTTCGTACCCCTTTTGTTCAATTTTTAAGTGTCCACAGTTTTATAAAGaaggatgaaattttgaaacaggttCCATTGTGCTTTGTCTTAAtgtcaagaagaaagaaaaagcACTACGTAGCTGTCCTAAGAAAAATCACTGAGTTAACACCAAGATCAGTTTGTGCGGTTGttgtggattttgagaaagcaCTATGGTCGGCAGTGCGAGTGTGCCTTCCCGAGGCTTCCATTCATGGCTGCTGGTTTCACTGGGCCCAAGCAGTGTACCGAAGAGTAAAAACACTAGGTCTACAAAATGCCTATATTAATCAACTCGCTGTAAGACAATTCATTCAGCAGTTAATGGCGCTGCCAAACTTACCTCCATCACATATAGAGCCAGCTTTTCGCCATATCACTAGCCAGCCACTTCCTGATCAACGATTAAAAGATCTCATTACTTACTATAATAAAATATGGATCAGGAATAAGATGCATCCTCCACATTCTTGGAGCTGTTACAAACGCCCTGTTCGGACTAACAACGATGTAGAAGGGTGGCACCATGCGATTAACAGAGTAGCAAAAACCAATTCAATTAACATGTACTTCTTAATTAGTATTCTCCATGATGAAGCCAGTAGAATTCCAATCATTGTAAAACTAGTTAAGTAA